In Erigeron canadensis isolate Cc75 chromosome 1, C_canadensis_v1, whole genome shotgun sequence, a single window of DNA contains:
- the LOC122581368 gene encoding protein SMAX1-LIKE 3, giving the protein MRAGGFTIQQALSSDAATIIKQAVTLARRRGHAQVTPLHVANTMLSSATGLLRSACLGSQSNSHPLQCKALELCFNVALNRLPTSSSSPMMLGPNHASQHPSISNALVAAFKRAQAHQRRGSVENQQQPLLAVKIELEQLILSILDDPSVSRVMREAGFSSTQVKNNVEQVVSLELSSHQTTPPPSVSSSTKQNNNGENRLYNNQVVKVRNEDVMCVIDSLLKKKWSRSLVVVGECVATIEGVVKGVMDKVDEGEVHETLKNVKFINFPLFSFSQLSRVGVEQKLGELRNLVKGFMQGGVVLYLGDLKWITEYRVSSSWSNGRRGYYCPIEHLIMELGRLVCSSTNDQEISSKFWVMGISSFQTYMKCRNGDPSLEIIWKLHPLTIPSGSLSLSLVPQSDIGNECGSKSNGNNGDSRRMLESGDNDKQLTCCMDCSVNFESEAKTSRSSSLPSWLADEKVVINNEDKECVSVGELCKKWNSICTSVHRNKSKFQRSLSFNSSVSPPASSCFSYNNQENNPDSNRASDERQLWDFTALEKNHERNHHRRHDDEVQRFPSNPNSAPNSVSSSEHLMEVEYVQRFKAFNGENLKILCNALEEKVTCQKDIVLDIVSTILKCRSGMLRRKDKANNDEPKEETWFFFQGIDSQSKEKISRDLAKVVFGSYSYFTTISLSNFSSSPRVDSTDDQTRNKRSRDEQSCSYLERFTEAVSMNPHRVFLVEDVEQADYCSQMGIKRAIERGKLTHSNGEEVGFCDAIIVLSCESFTSRSRTCSPRVAKEKAPQGEDKEEEGSPGCLSLDLNISFDDEDNNEMQSSIMSMDDIGLVESVDKCINFNIQDLSL; this is encoded by the exons atgagagCCGGTGGTTTCACTATCCAACAAGCTCTAAGTTCCGATGCGGCAACCATCATAAAACAGGCGGTGACGCTTGCACGCCGCCGTGGTCATGCTCAAGTAACCCCTCTTCATGTGGCTAACACCATGCTCTCCTCGGCCACTGGCCTCCTTCGGTCAGCTTGCCTTGGATCCCAATCCAACTCCCACCCTCTTCAATGCAAAGCTCTCGAGCTTTGCTTTAATGTCGCCTTAAACCGTTTACCCACATCATCTTCTAGCCCAATGATGCTAGGCCCAAACCACGCGTCCCAACATCCATCGATTTCAAACGCTCTCGTGGCGGCTTTCAAGAGGGCTCAAGCTCACCAGAGGCGTGGTTCGGTAGAGAACCAGCAACAGCCGTTGCTCGCTGTAAAGATTGAGCTTGAACAGCTGATTTTATCGATTTTAGATGACCCTAGTGTTAGTAGGGTGATGAGAGAAGCCGGGTTTTCTAGTACCCAAGTGAAAAACAATGTTGAGCAAGTTGTTTCTCTAGAATTATCCTCTCATCAAACAACCCCTCCTCCTTCTGTTTCAAGTagtacaaaacaaaataataatggtGAAAACCGCCTTTATAATAATCAAGTCGTTAAGGTGAGGAACGAGGATGTGATGTGCGTAATAGACAGTCTCCTAAAAAAGAAGTGGTCGCGAAGCCTTGTGGTAGTGGGTGAGTGTGTTGCCACCATTGAAGGTGTAGTAAAAGGTGTGATGGACAAGGTTGATGAAGGAGAAGTCCATGAAACTCTTAAAAATGTCAAGTTCATTAATTTTCCTCTTTTCTCTTTTAGTCAACTTTCTAGAGTTGGCGTAGAACAAAAACTTGGAGAGCTAAGGAACTTAGTAAAAGGGTTTATGCAAGGAGGGGTTGTGCTTTATTTGGGAGATCTTAAGTGGATTACCGAGTATAGGGTTAGTTCATCATGGAGTAATGGGAGAAGGGGATATTATTGTCCAATTGAGCACTTGATTATGGAGTTAGGAAGGCTAGTTTGTAGTAGTACTAATGATCAAGAGATTAGTAGCAAGTTTTGGGTAATGGGGATATCATCTTTTCAAACATACATGAAGTGTAGAAATGGTGACCCTTCCCTCGAAATCATTTGGAAGCTTCATCCCCTTACGATACCGTCTGGGAGCTTAAGCTTGAGTCTTGTTCCACAGAG TGATATTGGAAACGAATGTGGAAGCAAGAGTAATGGCAACAATGGGGATAGTCGACGGATGCTTGAAAGTGGAGACAACGATAAGCAACTTACATGTTGCATGGATTGCTCAGTGAATTTTGAGAGTGAAGCAAAAACCTCAAGATCATCAAGCCTCCCTTCATGGCTTGCTGATGAGAAAGTAGTAATTAATAATGAAGATAAG GAATGTGTTTCAGTAGGAGAGCTGTGCAAGAAATGGAACTCAATATGTACTTCAGTTCACAGAAACAAATCCAAGTTTCAAAGAAGCTTAAGCTTCAACTCGTCCGTTTCACCACCAGCTTCTTCTTGCTTTTCTTACaataatcaagaaaataatCCTGATTCAAACCGAGCCTCAGATGAGCGTCAACTTTGGGATTTTACAGCACTAGAGAAAAACCATGAACGAAATCATCATCGTCGTCATGATGATGAGGTACAAAGATTTCCATCAAATCCTAACTCCGCTCCCAACTCAGTTTCTTCAAGTGAACATCTCATGGAGGTGGAATATGTGCAAAGATTCAAGGCGTTCAACGGAGAAAATCTGAAAATCCTATGCAATGCATTGGAAGAGAAGGTTACATGCCAGAAGGATATTGTTCTTGATATTGTGAGTACAATACTGAAATGTAGATCAGGAATGCTTAGAAGAAAAGACAAGGCAAACAACGATGAACCGAAAGAAGAGACTTGGTTTTTCTTCCAAGGGATTGATTCACAATCAAAAGAGAAGATTTCTAGGGACTTGGCTAAGGTTGTCTTCGGGTCTTACTCATACTTTACGACAATTTCTCTAAGCAACTTCTCATCATCCCCAAGAGTGGATTCAACTGATGATCAAACGAGGAACAAGAGGTCGAGAGATGAACAAAGTTGTAGCTATCTCGAGAGGTTCACTGAGGCCGTGTCCATGAATCCACATAGGGTTTTCTTGGTCGAGGACGTGGAGCAAGCAGATTATTGTTCTCAAATGGGGATTAAACGGGCGATTGAAAGAGGGAAACTAACACACTCGAATGGTGAAGAAGTTGGGTTTTGTGATGCAATAATCGTGTTAAGCTGCGAAAGCTTTACCTCCAGATCAAGAACATGTTCTCCTCGAGTAGCGAAAGAGAAAGCACCACAAGGAGaagataaagaagaagaaggaagcCCTGGTTGTTTATCTTTGGATTTGAATATTTCATTTGATGATGAAGACAATAATGAAATGCAATCCAGCATTATGTCCATGGATGATATAGGGTTAGTTGAATCCGTGGACAAATGTATCAATTTCAACATTCAAGATTTGTCACTCTAA